Proteins from one Acropora muricata isolate sample 2 chromosome 9, ASM3666990v1, whole genome shotgun sequence genomic window:
- the LOC136929243 gene encoding translin-associated factor X-interacting protein 1-like, translated as MSHTKLPPLPPSLSTSPQTNTKSVKQYTSHGGLSYTLSSPSGPQKYALPSAAVLQPYIDTRAGTLDTWPAHALGPSPPDLNPISATKQTNEFMPKGVHKPKFLEQLEAFLQKELRSLDCAEMIPSERRLQAFREVFEYLIEDFKTYKPLLSAIKHEYEMMLVHQREKIRELEPLKSMLVTISEQCEKKLLALKQEEKSDMLDMKKENQRLHNIISRLREEHVSLQVQVEKLQEEVAAEYLRYRNECDARKMLIADINELKYQQEDAKKPSTEEDGEGKEDVTFLKLALKKAREDLDAKSSKLAEMEADYGDVVPRRDFERLEAQFTKLQKDMEAFTADNKKLMEEHNAILEVHKRVVDQRDQYAQDCEQMRRSATPRPHWEKCAQYVEGGADRWNDISQDRSSDELVDVLLAEMTGQDIAMIQAGASTGAEYFQGQGTGPEIPKYLRFEGQVRNRRLGKRDTSLLIKDIWQEKAAHDAEKPDGEREELGEFLYQYLQRRFGVENMIIEWGYNLHDACARYTHDPRIELFYGILQKEIDEAVYYDQLVALEKLFNALTKLDLAAGNQGYLSRADFELCLRSFYPLKDDESIEALTKACEQESPGENVQYKKLFTEDEEGRSGPFIDRVREQEKLEKTTYIKDIENALGAISEVSADDFRQAVMSVDPDAPAEIIDKYLGRAFNAASDQLEPGTKIEKTLLVKRLQNGSVKRLGPKPK; from the exons ATGTCTCACACGAAACTTCCCCCTCTTCCACC CTCGCTTTCCACGAGTCCTCAAACGAACACCAAATCTGTGAAACAGTACACTAGTCATGGAGGACTAAGCTACACTCTATCTAGTCCGTCAGGACCGCAGAAATATGCTCTTCCGTCAGCAGCTGTACTTCAG CCTTACATTGACACAAGAGCGGGCACATTAGACACTTGGCCAGCACATGCTCTTGGTCCAAGCCCACCTGATCTCAACCCTATATCAGCCACTAAGCAGACAAATGAGTTTATGCCAAAGGGTGTACATAAGCCCAAATTTCTTGAGCAGCTTGAGGCTTTCTTACAAAAAGAGTTACGATCACTGGACTGCGCTGAGATGATTCCTAGTGAGAGAAGATTACAA gCTTTTAGGGAAGTCTTTGAGTACTTAATAGAAGACTTCAAAACGTACAAGCCTCTACTGTCTGCGATAAAACATGAGTATGAAATGATGCTGGTTCATCAAAGAGAGAAGATCAGGGAGCTGGAACCTTTAAAG AGCATGTTAGTAACAATATCAGAGCAGTGTGAAAAGAAACTGTTAGCACttaaacaagaagaaaaatctG ATATGCTGGACATGAAGAAGGAAAATCAGAGATTGCATAACATAATTTCAAGACTAAG GGAGGAACATGTTTCTCTTCAAGTTCAAGTCGAAAAG CTTCAAGAGGAGGTTGCTGCAGAATATCTGAGATACAGAAACGAATGTGATGCCAG GAAGATGCTGATTGCAGACATCAATGAACTGAAATATCAACAAGAAGATGCCAAAAAACCAAGCACAGAGGAAGACGGAGAAGGAAAGGAGGACGTAACGTTTCTCAAACTCGCTTTGAA GAAAGCGCGAGAAGATCTTGATGCCAAAAGTTCAAAACTCGCTGAAATGGAGGCTGATTATGGAGACGTTGTACCACGAAGGGACTTTGAAAGACTTGAAGCACAGTTCACG AAATTACAAAAAGACATGGAGGCATTTACTGCAGATAATAAAAAGTTGATGGAGGAACACAA TGCCATTCTTGAAGTGCACAAGAGAGTTGTTGATCAAAGAGATCAATACGCACAAGATTGCGAACAGATGAGAAGAAGTGCGACACCAAG GCCTCACTGGGAAAAATGTGCGCAGTACGTTGAGGGTGGAGCTGATCGATGGAACGATATATCACAGGACAGAAGCAGTGATGAGTTGGTGGACGTGTTGTTAGCGGAGATGACTGGACAAGATATCGCAATGATACAAGCTGGAGCAAGTACTGGGGCAGAGTATTTCCAGGGACAG GGTACCGGTCCTGAGATACCCAAGTATCTGCGGTTTGAGGGTCAGGTCAGGAACAGGCGGCTCGGCAAAAGAGACACTTCACTCCTTATTAAAGATATTTGGCAAGAGAAAGCAGCTCACGACGCAGAG AAACCTGACGGCGAGCGTGAGGAGTTGGGTGAATTCCTGTATCAGTATCTTCAGAGACGGTTTGGAGTGGAAAATATGATCATCGAATGGGGATATAATCTACATGACGCATGCGCACGATACACGCATGATCCCAGGATAGAGTTGTTCTATGGTATTCTACAGAAAGAG ATCGACGAAGCAGTATACTATGATCAGTTAGTGGCTCTAGAAAAGCTGTTCAACGCTTTGACCAAACTGGATCTTGCAGCGGGAAACCAA ggCTATCTATCGAGGGCGGACTTCGAGCTGTGCTTGCGATCCTTCTATCCGCTGAAAGACGACGAATCAATCGAGGCTTTGACGAAAGCATGCGAACAAGAATCCCCTGGAGAAAATGTGCAAtacaaaaaattgtttacaGAG GACGAGGAAGGCCGTTCCGGACCTTTTATCGACAGAGTGCGAGAACAGGAAAAGTTAGAAAAGACAACGTACATCAAAGACATCGAAAACGCGTTGGGAGCTATTAG CGAGGTATCTGCGGATGATTTCCGCCAAGCCGTCATGTCAGTGGACCCAGATGCCCCGGCCGAGATTATTGATAAGTATCTGGGGAGAGCATTTAACGCAGCTTCTGATCAATTGGAGCCTGGCACCAAGATCGAGAAGACGCTCTTGGTCAAGAGACTTCAGAACGGAAGTGTCAAGAGGCTGGGGCCAAAACCGAAATAA